One Chlorobaculum limnaeum genomic window carries:
- a CDS encoding methylated-DNA--[protein]-cysteine S-methyltransferase, with translation MPNTTTFEFTSFACRRTPVGLVGIGESGGLVTRLLFMQDDAAPVVTSSSSLLDEALRQLDAWFSGRLREFSLPLVEPRTAFERRVREAMLRIPYGATASYGELAAAIGSPGAARAVGTACGRNPLPLIVPCHRVVAAGGRIGGFLGGIEMKRWLLDFERRNGC, from the coding sequence ATGCCTAACACCACAACTTTCGAATTCACCTCCTTCGCCTGCCGCCGGACGCCCGTCGGACTCGTCGGCATCGGCGAGAGCGGAGGCCTTGTGACGCGGCTTCTGTTCATGCAGGACGATGCCGCGCCGGTCGTCACCTCTTCCTCATCGCTTCTCGACGAGGCGTTACGGCAGCTCGATGCGTGGTTTTCGGGGCGGCTCCGGGAGTTTTCTTTGCCGCTCGTCGAGCCCCGAACGGCTTTCGAGCGGCGGGTGCGCGAGGCGATGCTCCGCATTCCGTACGGCGCGACAGCGTCGTATGGCGAGCTGGCGGCGGCGATTGGTTCGCCGGGGGCGGCTCGGGCGGTCGGGACGGCGTGCGGACGGAATCCGCTGCCGCTCATCGTGCCGTGCCATCGGGTCGTTGCTGCCGGAGGGCGGATTGGGGGTTTTCTGGGTGGTATTGAAATGAAACGGTGGCTGCTTGATTTCGAGCGCAGGAATGGCTGCTAA
- a CDS encoding efflux RND transporter permease subunit produces MFERFISRPVLATVISVILVILGLVSMSQLSITRFPDIAPPSVSVTASYPGANAETVGRTVAPPLEEAINGVENMTYMTSTSSNDGSLSINVFFKQGTNADQAAVNVQNRVAQATSRLPAEVNQIGVSTIKRQNSQIILINLSSSVKAFDATFLQNYAKINIVDDLSRVPGVGQVSVYGKMDYSMRVWLRPAQMAAYGLSPQEVSAAIQSQNLEAAPGEFGQMSGEAMQYVMKYRGKFERPEEFENIVVRANPDGSLLRLKDIARVEFGAYSYTVNSKANGKPGVVMAVYQAPGSNANEVETGLRKVLEKASRSFPTGIEYSIPFSSKKVVDESIEQVQHTLIEAFLLVFLVVFLFLQDFRSTLIPAIAVPVAIIGTFFFMNLFGFSINVLTLFGLVLAIGIVVDDAIVVVEAVHAKIEEKHWPAKIATVSAMREITTAIVTITLVMASVFLPVGFLEGSTGVFYRQFAFTLAIAILISAVNALTLSPALCAIFLTDLHKHSREKHSRFGGFGGRFVKGFNAGFDAVRQRYTGILDYFMRHRMVAFIGLALVTAVSFWMFKTTPTGFIPDEDNGFVIVSVSTPPGASMARTQALMDRADKILRTMPAIKKVISVTGINILTRSSSPSAGLMFIQLNDLEERGAVRDVKEILGQVNQKLGPIKEANFFALSMPTVPGFGTVSGLEMVLQDRSGGDLHKFEEVAKGFIGALMQRPEIAVAFTTFKATYPQYELVVDNVKAADLGVNVKELMTVLQAYYGSQQASDFNRFGKYFRVVMQAEPNDRRTPDSLNGIFVKNASGEMVPVSAIITLKRVYGPDAVDHFNLFNAISVNATVAPGYSTGQAIQAVDEVSRTSLPPGFTYDWKGQSREEIESSGGLFFIFLLSVVFVYFLLSALYESYLLPLAVMFSIPTGLLGVFLGIKLAGIENNIYVQVAIIMLIGLLAKNAILIVEFALQRRVSGMSLVDAAMEGARARLRPILMTSLAFVAGLLPLLFVTGPAAMGNHSIGASAIGGMFVGMVLGILVVPVLFVAFQGLQERFTGPAAEIVEAGTLLEEQMKKEGSHE; encoded by the coding sequence ATGTTTGAACGTTTCATCTCCCGCCCTGTACTGGCCACCGTCATTTCGGTCATTCTCGTGATTCTCGGACTGGTCAGCATGTCGCAGCTCTCGATCACCCGCTTTCCCGACATCGCCCCGCCGAGCGTTTCGGTGACGGCCAGCTATCCCGGCGCGAACGCCGAAACCGTCGGGCGCACGGTAGCTCCGCCGCTCGAAGAGGCGATCAACGGCGTCGAGAATATGACCTACATGACCTCCACGTCGTCGAACGACGGCTCGCTCTCCATCAACGTCTTCTTCAAGCAGGGCACCAATGCCGACCAGGCGGCGGTGAACGTGCAGAACCGCGTGGCGCAGGCCACCAGCCGCCTGCCCGCCGAGGTGAACCAGATCGGCGTTTCGACCATCAAGCGGCAGAACAGCCAGATCATACTGATCAACCTGTCGAGCAGCGTCAAGGCGTTCGATGCGACTTTTTTGCAGAACTACGCCAAGATCAATATTGTCGATGACCTGTCGAGGGTGCCGGGCGTCGGCCAAGTGTCGGTCTATGGCAAGATGGATTACTCCATGCGCGTCTGGCTGCGTCCGGCGCAGATGGCTGCTTACGGCCTGTCACCGCAGGAGGTGTCGGCGGCGATCCAGAGCCAGAACCTCGAAGCCGCGCCGGGCGAGTTCGGGCAGATGAGCGGCGAGGCGATGCAGTACGTCATGAAGTATCGCGGCAAGTTCGAGCGCCCGGAGGAGTTCGAGAATATCGTCGTCCGCGCAAATCCCGACGGCTCGCTGCTTCGGCTCAAGGACATCGCCCGCGTCGAGTTCGGCGCGTACAGCTATACGGTCAACTCCAAGGCCAACGGCAAGCCGGGCGTGGTGATGGCGGTCTATCAGGCCCCTGGCTCCAACGCCAACGAGGTCGAGACCGGGCTGCGCAAGGTGCTCGAAAAGGCATCGCGAAGCTTTCCGACCGGCATCGAATACTCGATTCCGTTCAGCTCCAAAAAGGTGGTGGACGAGTCGATCGAGCAGGTGCAGCACACGCTCATTGAGGCGTTCCTGCTGGTGTTCCTCGTGGTGTTTCTCTTTTTGCAGGATTTCCGTTCGACGCTCATTCCGGCCATCGCCGTGCCGGTGGCGATTATCGGCACCTTCTTTTTCATGAACCTGTTCGGCTTTTCGATCAACGTGCTGACGCTCTTCGGTCTGGTGCTGGCCATCGGCATCGTGGTTGACGACGCCATCGTGGTGGTGGAGGCGGTGCACGCCAAGATCGAGGAGAAGCACTGGCCCGCGAAAATCGCCACGGTTTCGGCGATGCGCGAGATAACGACGGCCATCGTCACGATCACGCTTGTCATGGCCTCGGTGTTCCTGCCGGTGGGGTTCCTCGAAGGTTCGACCGGCGTGTTCTACCGCCAGTTCGCCTTCACGCTCGCCATCGCGATCCTCATCTCCGCGGTCAACGCGCTGACCCTCAGTCCGGCGCTCTGCGCGATTTTCCTGACCGACCTGCACAAGCACTCCAGGGAAAAGCACTCGCGTTTCGGTGGTTTTGGCGGGCGGTTCGTCAAGGGGTTCAACGCCGGATTCGACGCGGTTCGCCAGCGCTACACCGGCATTCTCGACTACTTCATGCGTCACCGGATGGTGGCGTTCATCGGCCTCGCACTGGTGACCGCCGTGTCGTTCTGGATGTTCAAAACCACGCCGACCGGCTTCATCCCCGACGAGGATAACGGCTTCGTGATCGTCTCGGTCTCCACGCCGCCCGGCGCGTCGATGGCCCGTACGCAGGCGCTGATGGATCGGGCGGACAAAATTCTGCGCACCATGCCCGCCATCAAGAAGGTGATTTCGGTGACCGGCATCAACATTCTCACCCGCAGCTCATCGCCCTCGGCGGGACTGATGTTCATTCAGCTCAACGACCTCGAAGAGCGCGGGGCGGTGCGTGACGTGAAGGAGATTCTCGGGCAGGTCAACCAGAAGCTGGGCCCGATCAAGGAGGCGAACTTCTTCGCACTCTCGATGCCGACGGTGCCCGGTTTCGGCACGGTGAGCGGCCTCGAAATGGTGCTGCAAGACCGCAGCGGCGGCGACCTGCACAAGTTCGAGGAGGTGGCCAAAGGCTTCATCGGTGCACTGATGCAACGGCCCGAAATCGCCGTGGCCTTCACCACCTTCAAGGCGACCTATCCGCAGTACGAGCTGGTGGTCGATAATGTCAAGGCCGCCGACCTCGGCGTGAACGTCAAAGAGCTGATGACGGTCTTGCAGGCCTACTACGGCAGTCAGCAGGCCTCCGATTTCAACCGTTTCGGCAAGTATTTCCGCGTCGTGATGCAGGCCGAGCCGAACGACCGCCGCACGCCCGATTCGCTCAACGGCATCTTCGTCAAGAACGCCAGCGGCGAAATGGTGCCAGTCAGCGCGATCATCACGCTCAAGCGGGTCTATGGCCCGGATGCGGTCGATCACTTCAACCTCTTCAACGCCATCTCGGTCAACGCCACCGTCGCGCCCGGCTACAGCACCGGCCAGGCGATCCAGGCGGTGGACGAGGTGTCGCGCACGAGCCTGCCGCCGGGCTTCACCTACGACTGGAAAGGGCAGAGCCGCGAGGAGATCGAGTCTTCCGGCGGCCTTTTCTTCATCTTCCTGCTCTCGGTGGTGTTCGTCTATTTCCTGCTCTCGGCGCTTTACGAGAGCTACCTGTTGCCGCTGGCGGTGATGTTCTCCATTCCGACGGGGCTGCTTGGCGTGTTCCTCGGCATCAAGCTGGCGGGAATCGAGAACAACATCTACGTGCAGGTGGCGATCATCATGCTGATCGGTCTTTTGGCGAAGAACGCGATTCTGATCGTGGAGTTCGCGCTTCAGCGGCGCGTCTCCGGCATGTCGCTCGTCGATGCGGCGATGGAGGGGGCGAGGGCCAGGTTGCGGCCGATCCTGATGACCTCGCTCGCCTTCGTGGCGGGTCTGTTGCCGCTGCTCTTCGTCACCGGCCCGGCGGCGATGGGCAACCACTCGATTGGCGCGTCGGCCATCGGCGGCATGTTCGTCGGCATGGTGCTCGGCATTCTCGTGGTGCCGGTGCTCTTCGTCGCTTTCCAGGGGTTGCAGGAGCGCTTCACCGGCCCGGCGGCGGAGATTGTCGAAGCCGGAACCTTGCTCGAAGAGCAGATGAAAAAGGAGGGTTCGCACGAATGA
- a CDS encoding UbiA family prenyltransferase: MNNSKLRGLFRLLRVELSFAAGACVVLAEVLALGGWPTLRLGILGFLSVFSIAASVLALNDVFDIETDRINAPSRPLPAGLVTKREALALSGAAALAGCASAAMIGFSAFVAACAMLLLGVLYDWKLKRYGLVGNLFVGCSVGMSFIFGGIAGGNPFEPVVLFLAAMTMFVDLGEEIAADALDVEGDRQSGSRSLAVVLGSGKAMRIAAAVFALVIAGSAAPFVAGWFGWPYLPPIIAFDAVVAWSVWRLLDPRTPRKLRYIRRIYLAGTAMLLALIGIRLIAG, translated from the coding sequence ATGAATAATTCAAAACTTCGCGGGCTGTTCCGGCTGTTGCGAGTCGAGCTGTCGTTTGCGGCGGGGGCCTGCGTGGTGCTGGCCGAGGTACTGGCGCTTGGGGGTTGGCCGACGTTGCGGCTGGGGATCTTAGGATTTCTCAGCGTTTTCAGCATCGCGGCGTCGGTGCTGGCGCTGAACGATGTGTTCGACATCGAGACCGACCGCATCAACGCGCCGTCGCGCCCACTGCCTGCGGGGCTGGTGACGAAGCGCGAGGCGCTCGCGTTGTCGGGTGCCGCCGCGCTCGCCGGGTGCGCTTCGGCGGCGATGATCGGATTCAGCGCCTTCGTCGCCGCCTGCGCGATGCTGCTGCTTGGCGTGCTGTACGACTGGAAGCTCAAGCGCTACGGGCTTGTCGGCAATCTGTTCGTGGGATGCTCGGTTGGCATGAGCTTCATCTTCGGCGGCATCGCTGGCGGGAATCCGTTCGAACCGGTGGTGCTCTTCCTTGCCGCGATGACCATGTTCGTCGATCTCGGCGAGGAGATCGCGGCGGACGCGCTCGACGTCGAGGGCGACCGTCAATCAGGATCCCGCTCGCTCGCCGTCGTGCTCGGCTCCGGCAAGGCGATGCGCATCGCCGCCGCCGTTTTCGCGCTGGTGATCGCGGGAAGCGCCGCACCGTTCGTTGCCGGATGGTTCGGCTGGCCTTACCTGCCGCCGATCATCGCCTTCGACGCCGTCGTCGCCTGGTCAGTCTGGCGGCTGCTCGACCCCCGGACACCCCGGAAACTCCGCTACATCCGCCGCATCTACCTCGCCGGAACCGCCATGCTGCTGGCGCTGATTGGCATCAGGCTCATCGCGGGGTGA
- a CDS encoding pentapeptide repeat-containing protein produces the protein MTRKAIGPVTGKVFEKMASRVFDTSAGVFEGCRFVQCNFAQAVFSELVFRECAFEQCDLSMVKLGGTSLQEVRFSGCKLLGVQFSECRKLLLDMSFERCMMKLSLFSGLDLKNTRFSNCDLQEADFSAANLSGALFDDCDLRQALFFHTNLEKADFRTAFNFSIPPESNRLRKAKFSLDGLRGLLDAYGIEIE, from the coding sequence ATGACGAGAAAAGCGATCGGACCGGTAACCGGCAAGGTGTTCGAGAAGATGGCGTCCCGTGTCTTCGACACAAGCGCGGGCGTTTTCGAAGGCTGCCGCTTCGTGCAGTGCAACTTTGCGCAGGCCGTTTTTTCCGAGCTTGTTTTCCGGGAGTGCGCTTTCGAGCAGTGCGACCTGAGCATGGTGAAGCTTGGCGGAACATCGCTTCAGGAGGTGCGCTTCAGCGGCTGCAAGCTGCTCGGCGTGCAGTTCAGCGAGTGCCGCAAGCTCCTGCTCGACATGAGCTTCGAGCGGTGCATGATGAAGCTGTCGCTCTTCTCCGGTCTCGACCTGAAGAACACTCGCTTCTCTAACTGCGATTTGCAGGAGGCCGATTTCTCTGCGGCGAACCTGAGCGGCGCTCTCTTTGACGACTGCGATCTTCGGCAGGCGCTCTTCTTTCACACCAACCTCGAAAAGGCTGATTTCCGCACCGCCTTCAACTTCTCGATCCCGCCTGAATCGAACCGGCTGCGAAAAGCGAAATTCTCACTGGACGGCTTGCGCGGCTTGCTCGACGCTTATGGCATCGAAATCGAGTGA
- a CDS encoding efflux RND transporter periplasmic adaptor subunit → MNTISALCNRFSKLAFGALLGSFLLLPGCGKKQDEQKQMTPALPVMKVQLSPASVSSEYSVRLEGLADAEIRPQVDGMLQAILVREGEKVKKGQPLFRIDDSAYREQYNTALAAQRAAEAQAAVARVNAEKLLPLVENKVIAPVQLTTAKAQEAAARAQAAQAAASARSAAINLDYTVVKAPVAGYIGRIPFRQGNLLTRNQAQALTTVSDVGKMYAVFSISEAGFATFKKVYPGETLQQKIDAVPPVKLTLSDGTVYNHDGKLESISGGFDASTGSIGLRVAFLNPEGFLRSGNSGTVSLSSSYDKVILVPQSATVELQDKVLVTLLTAGNKVAKRVITVAGRSEENYIVSDGLKPGDVIVTAGIEKLQDGMVIKPMPAAPPIQTPNAR, encoded by the coding sequence ATGAACACGATCTCCGCACTTTGTAATCGTTTTTCCAAACTGGCCTTTGGCGCGCTTCTCGGTTCTTTCCTGCTCCTGCCCGGCTGCGGCAAGAAGCAGGATGAGCAGAAGCAGATGACGCCCGCCCTGCCCGTGATGAAGGTTCAACTTTCGCCTGCCTCTGTTTCCAGCGAATATTCCGTCAGGCTCGAAGGTTTGGCCGACGCGGAGATTCGTCCGCAGGTGGATGGAATGCTTCAGGCCATTCTGGTCAGGGAGGGGGAGAAGGTCAAAAAAGGGCAGCCGCTTTTCAGGATCGACGATTCGGCGTATCGCGAGCAGTACAACACGGCGCTCGCCGCGCAACGCGCCGCTGAGGCGCAGGCTGCCGTGGCGAGGGTGAACGCCGAAAAGCTGTTGCCGCTCGTCGAGAACAAGGTGATTGCGCCGGTGCAGCTCACCACCGCCAAAGCGCAGGAGGCTGCGGCCCGGGCGCAGGCGGCGCAGGCGGCGGCTTCGGCCCGGTCGGCGGCGATCAATCTCGACTATACGGTGGTCAAGGCCCCGGTGGCCGGTTATATCGGTCGCATCCCGTTCCGCCAGGGCAATCTGCTCACCAGAAACCAGGCGCAGGCGCTGACCACGGTGTCGGATGTCGGCAAGATGTACGCGGTCTTCAGCATCAGCGAGGCCGGTTTCGCGACCTTCAAGAAAGTCTATCCCGGCGAGACGCTGCAACAGAAGATCGACGCCGTGCCGCCGGTCAAACTGACGCTCTCGGACGGCACAGTCTACAATCATGACGGCAAGCTCGAATCGATCAGTGGAGGCTTCGACGCCTCGACCGGCTCGATCGGCCTGCGCGTTGCGTTCCTGAATCCCGAAGGCTTCCTGCGTAGCGGCAACTCCGGCACGGTGAGCCTCAGCTCCAGCTACGACAAGGTGATTCTCGTGCCGCAGTCGGCCACGGTCGAACTTCAGGACAAGGTGCTGGTCACGCTGCTGACGGCGGGCAACAAGGTCGCCAAAAGGGTGATCACCGTGGCGGGCCGGAGCGAAGAGAACTACATTGTCAGCGACGGCCTCAAGCCGGGCGACGTGATCGTGACCGCAGGCATCGAAAAGTTGCAGGACGGCATGGTCATCAAGCCGATGCCCGCCGCGCCGCCGATACAGACTCCGAACGCTCGTTAA
- a CDS encoding DUF4276 family protein encodes MNEYAEVIVLSEGPTEQLFVKQLLAPYLAQKRVYLTPVILEKPGEKGGDVKFARACNDIGKHLKQRRNTWITLFVDYYGIDSDWPGYAESKKQTEHTRKAQIMIQHTTEAINALFPDINAASRFIPYISMYEIEALYFSDPSCLAEKSGAPLKSIEQILAECSEPENINDHPTTALSKRLEKLSNRFRKTTTGIAIATAIGIPKMRQSCSLFDNWITQLEKLPH; translated from the coding sequence ATGAATGAGTATGCGGAGGTGATTGTGCTTTCAGAGGGGCCGACAGAACAGCTCTTCGTCAAGCAGTTGCTCGCACCGTATCTGGCGCAAAAAAGGGTTTATCTGACACCGGTCATTCTGGAGAAGCCCGGTGAAAAAGGTGGCGATGTTAAATTTGCGCGCGCCTGCAATGACATCGGAAAACATTTGAAACAAAGAAGAAATACCTGGATAACGCTCTTTGTCGATTACTACGGAATTGACAGCGATTGGCCTGGATATGCAGAATCAAAAAAGCAGACTGAGCATACCCGGAAGGCGCAAATCATGATCCAGCATACTACCGAAGCAATCAACGCACTATTTCCAGATATCAATGCCGCTTCGCGTTTTATTCCCTATATCTCCATGTACGAAATCGAAGCTCTCTATTTCAGTGATCCTTCTTGTCTGGCCGAAAAGTCTGGAGCGCCGCTGAAGTCAATCGAGCAAATTCTGGCCGAGTGCAGCGAGCCTGAGAATATCAACGATCACCCGACAACCGCGCTCTCCAAAAGGCTGGAGAAGCTCTCGAACCGCTTCAGAAAAACCACAACCGGCATTGCCATCGCCACGGCAATCGGCATCCCGAAAATGCGTCAATCCTGCTCGCTCTTCGACAACTGGATAACGCAACTCGAAAAGCTTCCGCACTGA
- a CDS encoding CAP domain-containing protein — translation MLFVVLLLALIVWQTREVVMPDNVHTESAGERKKEMRGADDDVTPEERAGHASYMSRSELEVIAEINLMRSDPPGYARLRLEPLRVYYHSKLFFHPDRSPVPIQTIEGVRALDECIRIMENTKPLTALFPSEGLTLAAREMMQEQGATRSTGHTGRSGSTMPERIERYGEWNGLIAENISYGFNKPKDIVAFLLIDDGVPDRGHRVTLLDWELNRIGVSIGPHRRYRHMCVMEFATGYKTNRP, via the coding sequence TTGCTATTCGTCGTACTCTTGCTGGCGCTTATCGTCTGGCAGACAAGAGAGGTGGTCATGCCAGACAACGTGCATACCGAGAGCGCCGGAGAGCGGAAAAAAGAGATGCGTGGCGCCGATGACGACGTTACGCCCGAAGAACGCGCCGGTCATGCGAGTTACATGAGCCGGAGCGAGCTCGAGGTGATCGCGGAAATCAACCTGATGAGAAGCGATCCGCCGGGATACGCCCGTCTTCGCCTCGAGCCGCTCAGGGTCTATTACCATAGCAAACTCTTTTTTCATCCCGACAGGAGTCCCGTTCCGATACAGACCATCGAAGGAGTCAGGGCGCTCGACGAGTGTATCCGCATTATGGAGAACACAAAGCCTTTGACAGCGCTCTTTCCGTCCGAAGGACTGACGCTCGCCGCCCGCGAAATGATGCAAGAACAGGGAGCGACCAGAAGCACCGGTCACACAGGACGCAGTGGATCCACAATGCCTGAGCGGATCGAGCGTTACGGAGAATGGAACGGGTTGATTGCGGAAAACATCTCGTACGGATTCAACAAGCCCAAAGACATTGTCGCCTTTCTGCTCATCGACGATGGTGTGCCAGACCGTGGGCATCGAGTGACACTGCTGGACTGGGAACTCAATCGCATCGGCGTCTCCATCGGCCC
- a CDS encoding SDR family NAD(P)-dependent oxidoreductase, with the protein MKNKVALVTGASRGIGRATAKLLAAEGAAVAVNWFQSESAARALVDEITQAGGRALAVRADVRDEAQVRAMVAEVEQSLGSVDLLVGNAAIGFPVKPFTEFTWDEFEAKLTGELKSIFFCCQAVLPGMIERKSGSIIAISSTLSRHSSPGFIVHSTAKSGLDAFVRSLAEEVGPFGVRVNVVAPGLTLTDATAWLPEEQKAMIGEMAPLKRVALPEDIAGVVLAVASSHSRFVTGCYIPVSGGLLML; encoded by the coding sequence ATGAAAAACAAAGTCGCATTGGTAACTGGCGCGAGCCGGGGGATTGGACGGGCTACGGCGAAGCTGCTTGCCGCCGAGGGGGCGGCGGTGGCGGTCAATTGGTTTCAGAGCGAAAGCGCGGCTCGCGCCCTCGTCGATGAGATCACGCAGGCTGGCGGCAGGGCGCTGGCCGTGCGGGCGGACGTGCGCGATGAGGCGCAGGTGCGGGCGATGGTCGCGGAGGTCGAGCAAAGCCTCGGGTCGGTCGATCTGCTCGTTGGCAACGCCGCGATCGGTTTTCCGGTCAAGCCATTCACCGAATTCACCTGGGACGAGTTCGAAGCCAAGCTCACCGGCGAGCTGAAGTCGATCTTTTTCTGCTGCCAGGCGGTGCTGCCGGGCATGATCGAACGGAAATCGGGCAGCATCATCGCCATATCGAGCACCCTCTCGCGCCACTCCTCGCCGGGATTCATCGTTCACTCCACCGCCAAATCGGGCCTCGACGCCTTCGTCCGCTCGCTTGCCGAGGAGGTCGGCCCCTTCGGCGTTCGCGTCAACGTGGTCGCCCCCGGTCTCACGCTCACCGACGCCACCGCCTGGCTGCCCGAAGAGCAGAAAGCGATGATTGGCGAAATGGCCCCGCTCAAGCGCGTCGCCCTCCCGGAAGACATCGCCGGAGTGGTGCTCGCCGTAGCCTCCAGCCACAGCCGTTTCGTGACCGGCTGCTACATCCCGGTCTCGGGCGGGTTGCTGATGCTGTGA
- a CDS encoding Txe/YoeB family addiction module toxin codes for MGKYSIIVTRRADKDLKFWLQNGDKSIQRKIEKIFDELREHPASGTGKPEQLKGDLSKYWSRRLNKKDRIIYSIDDAVVIVYVLSLRGHYGDS; via the coding sequence ATGGGAAAATATTCCATAATCGTAACCCGGCGCGCGGACAAAGACCTGAAGTTCTGGCTTCAGAACGGGGACAAGTCCATTCAGCGCAAAATTGAGAAAATCTTCGATGAACTACGGGAACATCCGGCAAGCGGAACCGGAAAGCCGGAACAACTCAAAGGCGACCTGTCGAAATACTGGTCGAGAAGGCTGAACAAAAAAGATCGCATCATCTATAGCATAGATGACGCAGTCGTGATTGTCTACGTTCTTTCCTTGCGTGGACATTACGGGGATAGCTGA
- a CDS encoding hybrid sensor histidine kinase/response regulator produces MLMSEVHFDLFKDFPEPVFVMAPDGTILAANRYFSARFESLHEHIIGHNAFELLAETDASPKIVAHRKHKTDEVLRSGKHNTFDDQINDTCWRTSIYPVFDADGKIGKLLFFMQNVTQQKLAETNMGDFRAKMAYALESSHVSVWSYDLDKDVLLRTLEHDRIFGYETLVPNWKIERFFGHIHPDDLPMVTGIFETIIANQSDFNEEFRIRKVNGEVRWINLLGTFRFAKPGKSRHIVGISLDVTEKKLAALELEELQSQLQHLQKMELLGQLAGGIAHDFNNSLTAIIGNIELALTKIDPSHPVTKNLNDARQSAMHSAHLTHQLLGFARKQMRIPKEHSLNREMESLIPMLKPLISEQIKCVWLPGDHVPEIFIDPTQLDQILTNLCINARDAIEESGTGTGTITISTGAAQVEKEDCAKGHPCQTPGDYAVLTVSDTGNGIDSTVLPHIFEPFFTTRPIGKGTGLGLSTVYGIVRQNNGFVNCQATPGKGSTFTIFLPKYRKEALETLLNTAMQSLKPKKKTVLLVEDEPDILNILKLALEDKGFRVIEALDAESAILFAGTRKEQIDLLATDIVLPRMNGIELSKQMHARFPELQSLFMSGFAFEDIGSNVKTAKPLNFISKPFTIPEFMNMVRQVMQQK; encoded by the coding sequence ATGTTAATGAGCGAAGTGCATTTTGATTTGTTCAAAGACTTCCCCGAACCAGTCTTTGTCATGGCCCCCGACGGCACCATCCTCGCGGCAAACCGTTATTTTTCCGCCCGATTCGAAAGCCTGCATGAACACATCATTGGGCACAATGCATTCGAACTACTTGCCGAAACCGACGCCTCCCCGAAAATCGTCGCTCACCGTAAGCACAAGACTGATGAAGTGCTGCGGTCTGGCAAACATAATACCTTCGACGATCAGATAAACGATACCTGCTGGCGCACTTCGATCTATCCGGTTTTTGATGCCGACGGAAAAATCGGAAAACTGCTGTTCTTTATGCAAAACGTAACGCAGCAAAAACTTGCCGAAACTAACATGGGAGATTTCCGGGCAAAGATGGCTTACGCACTTGAAAGCAGCCATGTCAGCGTCTGGTCGTACGACCTCGACAAGGACGTTCTCCTGAGAACACTGGAACACGATCGCATTTTCGGCTACGAAACGCTCGTACCAAACTGGAAAATCGAAAGGTTTTTTGGTCATATTCATCCCGATGATCTCCCGATGGTAACGGGGATATTCGAAACCATTATAGCGAACCAGTCTGATTTCAATGAGGAGTTCCGTATTCGAAAAGTGAACGGAGAAGTTCGCTGGATCAATCTGCTCGGAACCTTCCGGTTCGCCAAACCTGGCAAGTCTCGGCATATTGTCGGAATCAGTCTCGATGTCACGGAGAAAAAACTGGCGGCGCTTGAGCTCGAAGAGTTACAGTCGCAGTTGCAGCACCTTCAGAAAATGGAGCTGTTGGGCCAGCTCGCAGGAGGCATCGCGCATGATTTCAACAACTCGCTGACCGCCATCATCGGCAATATCGAACTGGCCCTCACCAAAATCGATCCGTCGCATCCAGTAACAAAAAACCTCAATGATGCCCGTCAGTCGGCCATGCATTCAGCGCACCTGACTCATCAGCTTCTGGGGTTCGCCCGCAAACAGATGCGGATTCCGAAAGAACACTCCCTGAACCGGGAGATGGAGAGCCTCATTCCGATGCTCAAACCACTGATCAGCGAACAGATCAAGTGTGTCTGGCTGCCGGGCGACCATGTGCCGGAGATTTTCATCGATCCTACCCAGCTCGATCAGATTCTGACCAATCTTTGCATCAACGCCAGGGACGCCATCGAAGAGTCCGGAACAGGAACAGGAACCATAACCATATCGACCGGCGCGGCGCAGGTCGAAAAGGAAGATTGCGCGAAAGGGCATCCCTGCCAGACTCCCGGCGATTATGCCGTGCTCACGGTGAGCGATACCGGAAACGGCATCGACAGCACGGTGCTGCCCCATATTTTCGAACCGTTCTTTACGACCAGGCCTATTGGCAAAGGCACCGGCCTCGGCCTTTCGACGGTCTATGGCATCGTCAGGCAAAACAATGGTTTTGTCAACTGCCAGGCCACGCCGGGCAAGGGTTCGACTTTCACTATTTTTCTCCCGAAGTACAGGAAAGAGGCGCTGGAAACGTTGCTCAACACAGCCATGCAAAGCCTCAAGCCCAAAAAGAAAACGGTGCTGCTGGTCGAAGACGAACCCGATATCCTCAATATTCTCAAGCTGGCGCTCGAAGACAAAGGCTTCAGGGTTATCGAAGCGCTCGATGCCGAAAGCGCCATACTCTTCGCCGGAACGCGCAAAGAGCAGATCGATCTTCTGGCGACCGATATCGTCCTTCCCCGCATGAATGGCATCGAACTGAGCAAACAGATGCATGCCCGCTTTCCGGAGCTGCAATCGCTCTTCATGTCGGGTTTCGCTTTCGAGGATATTGGCAGTAACGTCAAAACGGCAAAGCCCTTGAACTTTATCAGCAAACCGTTCACCATTCCGGAGTTCATGAACATGGTTCGCCAGGTTATGCAGCAAAAGTAA